Part of the Leptolyngbya sp. BL0902 genome, CATGAAAGAGTTTTTTGAGAACGTTTTTCGCTATCCGCGCTACCTGATCTCCTTTTCCTTGGGGATTCTCTACAATGCCGTGCAGCCGCTCGTGCCATTGTTCCAGCGTCCGACCACGGCGGTGGCGTTGGTGGGGGCCGTGGTGGCGGGGTTCTTGTTCCTCACCTTTACCCTGCGGGCCATGCTGGGCTTGGGTGCCGCCTAGGGGGTAAACCCCGTCGAGAAGATTGTTTAGCACGTTGGAGAACGGGGCGATGGCCAATAATCGTCGAGTGGAGCGGGTGGCGTCGTTGATTAAGCGCGAAGTCAGCCACATGCTGATGGGCGACATTAAGGACGACCGGGTGGGCGCTGGCATGGTCAGCGTTACCGATGTGGATGTGTCGGGGGATTTGCAGCACGCCAAGGTGTTTGTCAGCATCTATGGCACCGAGGAAGCCCGCGCCGAAACCATGGAAGGGCTGAAGGCGGCCACGGGCTTTGTGCGGAGCGAACTGGGCCAGCGCATCCGGCTGCGGCGCACCCCAGAAATTTTGTTCAAAGAAGACACCTCCATGGAGCGGGGCACGCGGGTGCTGTCCCTGATCAACCAGCTCAGCCAGGAGCGGGAGGAAAAGGGCATGGATGACGCCTGGTTTGAGGCGGGGGAAGAGGACGAATCCGATGAAGCCCCCCTCGATGAGGCTATTCCCAGTGCCGAGGACGCCGAGGACGATCTGGCGTGAGGACGGCCCCCAGTGCCATCATGCCCTCCCCCGATGCGCTGTCCCTGGAGGAACAGGTAGCGCAGATGGTGGTGGTGCGTACCTCCGGCCATTTGTTTGACCACGAAATTCGCTACCCCGCCTGGGAAGCCGACCGAGCCACCTTGCACCACTACATTGCCGACCTCGGCGTGGGCGGGGTGATTTTGCTGGGGGGCAGTGCCGCCGAAGTGGGCCTCAAAACCCAGGAGTTGCAAACCCTGGCCTCGGTGCCCCTGCTCATTGCGGCGGACATCGAGGAAGGCGTGGGTCAGCGGTTCAGTGGAGCCACCTGGTTTCCGCCCCCCATGGCCCTGGCGGAAATCGCTAAGCGAGACTTACCCCAGGCCGAAGCCTACGCCGAAGCGATGGGTGCCGTCACCGCCGAAGAAGCCCTGGCCATTGGCCTAAACTGGGTGCTGGCTCCGGTGGCCGACGTCAACAACAACCCTGAAAACCCCGTGATCAACGTGCGGGCCTTTGGGGATACCCCGGAAATCGTCGCCGCTCTGACCACGGCCTTTGTGCGCGGTGCCCAGCGTCAGGGTGCTCTCACCACCGCCAAGCATTTCCCTGGCCACGGTGATACGGCGGTGGATTCTCACCTGGAATTGCCGATTTTGCCCCACGATAGCCAACGGCTTCAGCAGGTAGAATTGCCGCCCTTCCAAGCGTTGATTGAGGCTGGGGTAGATACGGTGATGACCGCCCACCTGATGATTCCGGCCCTGGATCTGCAATATCCCGCCACCCTGTCTGACCGCACCTTGACGGGGTTGCTACGGGAAAAAATGGGCTTTACGGGGCTGATTGTCACCGATGCGCTGGTTATGGGAGCCATTGCCCGCACCTACGGCCCCTACGAAGCGGCGGTGCTGGCGGTGGAAGCCGGGGCGGATATTTTGCTGATGCCCCAGGATCCCGAAGGCTGCATCAAGGCCGTTGTCGAGGCCGTCACCACTGGGCGCATTCCCCCCGAGCGCATCGCCGAGTCCGTAGAACGCCTGTGGCGGGCCAAGCAGCGGGTGGCCTCCAGGCTGTCGGTGCCGCCAGAATCTTGCCACGCCTGGGAGCACATTCCGCCCCCGCCCATTCAGCTCGATCCCTTTCTGCGGCCAGAATCCCAGCGTCTCGTGGCCGATATTCTGGCCCATTCTATGACCGTGGCGGGTCAGGTGCCATCCTGCGACCCTCAGCATCCTGGCGACAATCTGATCCTGGTGGATAGCGTGGTGGATTGTCCGTTTTTGAACCGCACCGCCCCCGCCATTGCCCTGCCTGCCCAGGCCCACTACCAGCTTCAGCTTGTCGATCACCAGGGCTGCCAGCGCTGGCCCCAGGTCGATAGCCTGCGCCCAACGTTGATGCAAATCTTTCTGCGGGGTAATCCCTTCCGGGGTTCGGCGACAGTGTCTCCTCTGATTCAAGCTTGGATTGAGGCCCTCTTACAGGCGCAATATCTTAATGGGCTGGTCATTTACGGCAGTCCCTACGCCCTGGATTACCTCAAAACGCACTATCTGAACTCAGCCGCCCGCCCGTCCGCAGATAACGCCATTCCGGCCAGTCCAGACACGCCCTACGGGTTCAGCTATGGCCAAATGATCGCGGCCCAAGCTGGGTTGCTCACACCCCTGGGGTTGGGGGTGCCTAATGCCCCCGGTGCCAGACCGCAGATCTCCGCTTTCACGGATTAGGTCGAGGGTGACTTATCCTATCTCTGGCGAAAAACAGAACTTTTACAACCGTATTTGTGCTGACTAAAGCCCACTAAAAAGACTCGTAAATCTGAGGGGCAGGATAGAATATAGCTACCCTAGAGGAAGCATTGAGCTTCATAAAGCTTCATGCTTCGGGTTATCCCAAGGCTGAGCAGATTGAGTCTGCCTGATTGTGAGGCCTGGAAAGCAATTTAGGCCATAATTAGGCATTTTTCCTGCTTTTCCCTCCATATTCTTGGTGAACAGTCGGCATTTTGTACCAGGGTCGTCTTCAAGGAGTTAACGATGTTTTACACTCTCCCTCCGGTTCCCCCTCCCCTGATTCATGTAGCAATAACTCCAGCCCAAAATGGTGCTCGGATAGCTGCATTGGACTGTAAACGGGGAAGCCGCGATTGTTTTCCGACGGATCGAGTAGGCTACCAACTCAGCCAGAGCGGAGTGGTGATAGCGCAAGAGGACAACCGCGCCTAACGCCAGATAGCCAAGTCTGGAGCTAAGCCCTTGGCCACCCAGCCATGAAGGACTCTGAAGCGTGCCCCATCGCTGAGGCGTAGATTCAAGCTTGGATGAGGCACAGTCTGCGTTTCTGGCTGGGTCTGGGGTGTAGGCCACGGCTACCCAGGCTTTTGGCCTAGGGCCAGCCCTGCGATGAAAATATCTCCCCCATGAAAAACCTCCTCGCCGCTGGGGCCAGGAGGTCTGAATCAGGGTGCATCTACCGTTCTAATCTTCTTGGGTTGGCGGGCCATTCCGGGAGTTTTGCTGAAGTTCATCAAGCTTTGGGGCAAACTCGATATGATCCAGACTGCTGTGTAAAATTTGGCCCGCTGCTGATGCCTAGTTCGCCCCTTGCCGTTAGAGTTCAATCCGCACCGTTGTCGGTGCCGGGACAGGCCCTTGTGCCCGCTGTTTATTTGGTGGGTGCTGGCCCTGGCGATCCTGAATTGCTGACCATCAAAGCCCAGCGCATTATCAGTCAGGCCGATGTCATCCTCTATGCCAATTCCCTAGTTCCGACCCAAATTTTAGACTGGGCCAGACCCGACGCTGAACGGCTGGGCACCGCCAATCTCACCCTAGAAAGCATTTTGCCGCTGATGATTGAGCGGGTGCGGGCAGGGCAGTCTGTGGTGCGCATTCAGTCCGGCGATCCGAGTCTCTATAGCGCCATCCACGAGCAAATCCAGGCCCTGACCGAGGCGGAGGTGCCCTTTGAGGTAGTGCCCGGAATTAGTGCCTACCAGGCCGCAGCGGCCAAGCTCAACGCCGAACTCACGATTCCGGGGCTAGTACAGTCCATCATTTTGACTCGCATCAGTGGTCGCACCCAGGTGCCCGCCAGCGAAGACCTCGCCAGCATGGCCGCCCACAAAACCAGCCTGTGTTTGTACCTCAGCGCCCGCCATGTGGAAGCCGCCCAGGAACAACTGATGCAGCACTATGAGGCCGATACTCCGGTGGCGATCTGCTTCCGCCTAGGCTGGCCCGATGAGCAAATTTGGCTGGTGCCCCTGTCTGAGATGGCCACTGCCACCCACGAGCACGATCTGATTCGCACTACCCTATACCTGATTAGCCCTGCCCTGCGGGGTGGCCAAGTTCGATCCCGTCTCTACAGCCCCGACCACACCCATCTGTTCCGCCCCCGGCCCCAGGGTGAGGCAAACGGATAACCTCGCTCCCGCCTAGGTGTATCCCTAGAATGCGGCCGTGCGGGAACTGAGTCCGCGAGGCTTCAGTTCGCGAAGATTCAGGCGGCAAGGATTCAGGTTGGGAAGATAGGGTCAGCGAGGATTCAGGCCGCCAAGATCGGATCGACCAGGATGCAGTCAGCGAGGATTCAGTCCGCGAAGATTTTGCCTTGAAGACTTGGCCTTTAGGATTCGGCGACGGTGGGGCGGGCTTGCTGCACTAGGTCTCGACAAGCGGCCACAGAGGCCCGTTCAGTCATAGCGTTGACGAGGGCATCAAAGGTGTCTCGGTGGGTTTCGAGCAGGGTTTTGGCCTGGAGGGTGGCCCAGCGCTGCTTGATGGTGGTCTCTAGGTCAGACTTGCCCAGCCCTCGCCAAAGCTGCCGTAGGGCCTGCACGTCGCCATCGCCGCCCAGGGCATCGCCGTAGATCATTTGCTCTGCCGCCAGCCCTGCCATCCATACCTGGCTATAGCGGTCGAGCCATTGCGGGGTGAGGGGGATGGGCGGTTGGTCACGGGGTTGATCGGCGCTGGATGGGTGGCTCAGATCGTCCTTCAGCGGATGTTCCATGTCATCGCCCAGCCCAAAGATAACGCCGCCCTGCCCCGGTAGCCCGCGCCGCCAAGCTTCCCAGGTGGTGAGGGTGTAGTCTTGGACGGGAATGTCTAGGAGCAGCGCCGTTAACAAATGCCCCGCTTCGTGGTGAATCACCCGCTGCCGATGTTCGGGCGAAAACCAGGCTAGGGCGTCGGTAATCAGGTTGCCAATGCGCCCCTGAAGATTGAGCTGATCGACCGTGAAGATCCCCAACCCCGTTGCGGCTACCCCGGCCACCAAGGCGGGTGACAGGTGGATGAGGGGGCCAAGCAAACTGGCCATGGTCATGCCAAAAATGACGACGGCAATGGCGTTGAGGGTGGTATCGCGCATGGGGTTAGGGCTGGCTAGAGTTCTAGGAAGATTGAGGCGCGCAAACTGGGCGCAGCGTATATCATTATCGTCAAGTTTAGGGGTGCCGACAAACGCTCTCTAGGCCCTAGTATTCCCCAGGTAGGCTCCGACGGGTTGGGCCTGGGATCGGTTGATTTGGGAGAGGCGACATGCCGCAGGCAATGCAAGGCATAGTGATTGGGCTGCTGATCAGCCTGCTGTTGGGTGGGGTCATAGGCTTTTATCTGCGCCAAGGTCAGGTGGCCAAACTAGCGGCGACCCTCAAGGCAAGTCAGGAGCGGGAAAGCCGCTTGCAGCAAGAGCATGACACCCGTCTACGTGCCGCCACGGCCCAGCTTCAGCAGGACTATGCCGCCCAACTGGCAGACAACATCGAGCATTATCAGCGCCAGTACGAAGCCCAGCGTCAACAGTTAGAAGCAGAGTATGAAGCCCGCCAGAATTTGATGCCGGGGGGCGAACCACCCAACCCCAATGCCGACCCTGGTGAGGGTTGGGAGACGGCCCCTGCCAGCGAATACGAAGTCCGTCTGCGGCAACAATACGAGGCAAGGCTCAAGGAAGCAGCTCAGAAAATCCAGCACGCCTACGAACAACACCTGCGCGAAACCCTGGCCAACGAGCGCGAAGCCCAGCAGCAGGAGTATGACCAGCGCCTTGCCGAAGCCATTGCCCGCGCCCAAGACGAGGCTGAGGCCCGCCTTGCCGCCGCCCTCACAGAACAGGAAGCGATGGCCCAGATCGGTGGTGCGGGGTTAGCCACGGGATGGGTAGACGAAACCCAAGTGCAGGAACAACTGGCCACCCTAGAGGCGGAACTGCGCAGCAGCTATGATCGGCGGCTGGCAGAGCGCATCGAGCAATATCAAGACGAGATGTCCCAACGCATTGCCCAGATGGAGCAGGAATTTGCTGCCCGCCTGCAAATGGCCCAGGCCAACCAGCCCGCTGAGGAGCCACCCCAAATTGCGGAATTGCCCGCCACTGCCGATCTAGAAGCCCGCTTTCAGGCTGAGTACAACCAGCGCTTGGCGGCTGCGGTGGCCCGCCACCAAGACGAACTCACGGAACGCCTTCAGGCCCTTACCGAAGAGTATGAGGCTCGCCTCCATGGGGCAAAGGGTGGCAACGAGGCAGGAGAGGTAGATGCCGCTGCCCTAGAAACCGCCCTGCGTCAGGAGATTGAAGCCGAACTGCGGGCCGAATATGACCTACAACTAGCGGAAAAACTAGAGCAGTTCCAGGCCGATTTTGGCCAACGCGCCCAGGATTTTGAAGCCGGATTGATTGCCACCTTAGATCCCTTCGAGGACGCCGCCATTCAGGCAGAATCCCTAGAGGACGAAGGCTTTGAGGCCGATCCATTTCCCGACTTCGATGCCTTCCAGGCCGCCACCTTGGCCGAAGACGCCCCGCCCACCCTAGGAGAACCCGCCCAGTTCGCCGACGCCGCTGTTCCACCAGAAGCCACCGCCGCCCAGGCCAGTGCCAACCGCTGGGAGGTGGAGGAGGAAGCCATAACAGAAGAAGACTGGAGCCAGGATGAGGCAGGGACAGCGGCTCGTGAAGACACTGACGAAGATGACTTCGGCCTAGGAGAGCCCCCCTGGGAAGGCGCAGGCGTGGTAGATACCGATCTAGATTTAGAATTGGGTGACGCTGACCCCGACGCCGTGGCCTTTGACACCCTCGATGCGGCGGCCTTTAACACCTCAGATTTATCTGACCTATCGGAGTTTGATGGCGCTGACAGTGGCGCTGATGGCGGTGCTGACCTAGCAGCCCTGGAGACGCCCCTCCACGAGGACGAAGCCGCCTTAGATTTCGATGCTGACTTCAACCTAGACGACCTTGCTCTCTCGGTCATCCCCAACGACGAAACCCCAGACCAGGAGGATGAAGAGGATATTTTTAACCTCGAAGTCCTCGCCCAGCGGGCCGGAGTGGATTTGAACGAACTCAATAACCTCCTCAACCAAACGGATAGGCCACCCACCACCGAGGACGACATCTCCGACTTTAGTGAGGAGGACTGGGGCAACCTCAGTTAGCGCCAGCCTCGCTAGATACCCTGACGGGCTGGGCAGAATGCGTTCAGAGAGGCCGAGGCAGAAATTGCTAGAGGACACCCCAGCCAGATCGCTACAATGGGGATCGCTGTCTTTGCGCCTGCCCCCAGAATGTTCGAGAGCCTTCAGCTTTATCTGTACGACCTCAGCCAGTGGGCCAACCAGTTGGTGAATGCCCAGCTTACCCACGTTTCGCCCCTTAGCTTAACGGTGGTCGCCGTAGCGGGGTTGCTCACCAGTTTGTCCCCCTGCTTGCTCTCCATGCTGCCGATTATGGTGGGCTACATGGGCGGCTACGACAGCGACACCCGCCAAGAATCCGTCCTGCGCTCCCTCGGTTTTGCGCTAGGACTGGCGACCACTTTGGCGATTTTGGGCCTGGTGGCGGGGCTGTTTGGCTATGTCTACGGCCAGGTAGCCATTGGCTTGCCCATTGTGGTCAGCGCCGTTGCCATTGTGATGGGCCTCAATTTGCTGGGAGTCTTACCCCTCACCCTGCCCAGCCTCGGCAATCTGGACGCCAGCCAGTGGAACCTGCCCCCCTGGCTGAAAGCCTACGCCCTGGGGCTGACCTTTGGCATTGTGGCCTCTCCATGCAGCACCCCCGTTTTGGCAACGCTCCTCGCCTGGATTTCCGCCACCCAAAATCCCCTCCTGGGCAGCGCCTTTCTGCTGGCCTACGCCCTGGGCTATGTCACGCCCCTAGTGTTGGCGGGCACCTTCACCTCCACGGTCAAACGGCTGCTCTCCCTACGCCAATGGTCAAGCTGGATCACCCCCGCCAGCGGTGTTCTGCTCCTCGTCTTCGGCGTCTTTTCGTTGCTGAATCGCCTGGTACCGTCGAGCTTGGTGTAGGTGGGCAGTGCCTACCCTACGAACCTAATACCCCCAGCTATAGGGATCTTTGGCGGCGGTAGCCAGTTTCTGCTACTACGTCGCTACAGTGTCAACCTAATATTGAGCTTTTGCCAAACCTTGCAAAGCCATTTTTGTCAGCCATCGCGGTTGCTGCTGCCGAAATAGAACCCGAGAGCCGTGCCTAGAGCGCTAAAGTTAGCCGTTATCAGCAGCGTCATCAAAGCATGAGAGGCTTGGGCCTGTTCTTTCTTAAGTTCTAACAGCTTATCCACCGTTTCCGGTCTAGGTTCCCCTTGAACCATCAGATCATCAAGGGTTTGGTACAGACGCCATCTGTTCAAAAAGTCCAGTCCCAGAATCAAATACATCAAAACACCAATACCGATAGCAATGCCCAGCGCTAGCCGGGATCGGGTCTGTTCCTGTCTGTCCGCTTTAGATAGCTGGGTTCTGATAACCTCACGTCCATCAGGACTTTCTGGGGCGGAGCTAGTGGCACTGTTGAGTAGAGGCGCAAGGGGCTCATTCGCGGCCTGCTCATCGGTTTGTGCAGCGACAGAAGCATTCTCAGCGGACTGGCGAACCACTTCGTCGATACTGAGAGCCTGCTCCTCAGGGGAAAGGTCTGACTCAAGCTCTAGTGGCGAATCGGCTTCAGACGGCATTAGCTTCAGACTTGAGCGACTTCAGAAAGCATTGATAGGCCAGATGCAAGCAGCAGCACTAATGATTTTTGGAAAACTGTCTGGCAAATTCCCTGGGAGTCAACCACTCGACTTCGTAGCGCTTCTTATCTCGTTCTAACAGCAAAGAAGACCCATCGGCCCGCTCACTGTAGAGATAGGCCGTGGTTGAAATAGCGTACCGAAGCGCCGTCGTGGCATCGACATTAAGCTGATCCGCCAGTTTAGCCAACTCCGCAATCACATCCTTAGGCATACGGACAACAATGTCTTCACGTTCTTCGGGTTGAAGGAGTAGCGACCCATCCTTAGACACTGAAGCAGATTCAGATGACATATCCACAAACCTTAAAGTACTATTCCTAGCCAGGAACACCCAAGGGGATCAACAGAGCCTTGCCAGCAGGATGACCTAATCATACTGGTGCCCAGCATATCCCATAACTTCCTGAGACTTCCACCCTATGGGGCCAGACCTTCATACTATCCTGACTTACCTGGATTATGTATATTTATATACTGATTTTAAGCTTTTCCGTTATCAAGAAATAAGCTGACTAAGGTTGCTAGGGTGCTTACTCCTTGAGATATAGCCCTTGTATTGCCCCCTTCTCCAGGCTAGAACCACCCCCATCTTGACTTTCTGTCCAACGCTGCACCGCCTCATTCAAGGTTGGGATGGTTAATAGACCCTCCCATCGATACGTACAGGCTATCTCCAGCAGGCAAGAGGCCGAGTCCATCACGGCCAAGACAATATCCCAATCGTCTAAGGGGGTAGGAAGATTGCAATGGAGATAGAAGGGGCACGCCATAGCTGAGACCTCATCGGATTAGTTCGCCACAATCGTAAGAATTTGGGGTAGATACACAGCCGCATCATCATGGAGTTCAGTTCAAAGAAACCTCAAGGCTTGTTAGCTGACGAGCTAAGAAAAAATCAGCTTAGTTCCCTTACGACCATGGATAATAACCTCCTCCATTGGCGTAAAGATGCGCTGAGCGGAAGGAATACCCCGCCAGCGAGCACCGCGATAACTCAGCCAGTAGATTTGATCAACTTGTTCGATGAAGTAAGCCCCTTCTCCAGGCACTACCACATCAAACAGATTGTTGTCTTCGGGTTTAGGGGTAGGGAAAAGTGCAAACAACATGATTTTTCTCCTGATAGTTAAGATGTCTGACTCATTTATTGCGCGTGAATGATTAACTCTAAATATCGTTCGCTACCAACACGTTAACATCTCATCTCTGTTCCTATACGGGGATAAGACACTATCAGACTTTATTTCTTTTTATTGCCAGATAAATTTCAACATATCCTCTTAAACTGTAGAGCCAGACTAACTGATTAATCTGGCTCTTATGGGTTCATATTACTGAGACAGTCGTATGTGCCTTCTACCAAGAAATAGGAATCTCCGTGAGATAGCAGGCCATGGCAATAAACAAAACGTTCAATGCCATACCAGTGGCGAGAATTGCAACGACCATGAAGCGCTCCTTTGTAGACTGAGAAACGTATGTGTTATGCTCATCTTCTAGAGGTGATTGGATAAATTGAGTTAGCATGGTGAGATGCCTATCCTCTTGCTATGGGTTATCTGTCTTCCATTATTACTAAGCTAATCCATCAGTGTCAGGTTTCTTATCCGGCAGAAAACGCTTTAAAATACGGAAATTTACGGTCATTCTTGCCTTCGATCTTAGGCTTATGCCAAAACATTGCGAGACTAGGTAGCCCCTAAAATCCTGAAAGTCTTGACTGATGAGTCTTTGCAACCCCAGGTGTGTTCATACTCATAGCCGATTGGCATTAACCCCATCCAGCCCATAGCTTTAACAAAACGTCAGGCTAAAATAGCCCATGTCAAATTCTGGCAAATGCGCTAATCTGTATTAAAGACAACATAACGACAAGGATTAGCGTCAAAAGAAATGTCCTGAAATAAACGGAATTAAAGATAAAAAATAAAGAAATATAGAGAAAATAAAAAAGCGTGCGATCTGGCACAGAGATAACCATTTATTTTAGACAAGGGCAAGATTCATACATGGCATCTACTATCTGTAAATTTGCTTTCGCGTAGGTGACAGTCCTGAAAGAAACATCCTAGATGAGCGAGAAAGAGTTCATGTAACAAATGTAGTTCGCCCAAACCATATTCGACAGACTAGTGAT contains:
- a CDS encoding cytochrome c biogenesis protein CcdA — its product is MFESLQLYLYDLSQWANQLVNAQLTHVSPLSLTVVAVAGLLTSLSPCLLSMLPIMVGYMGGYDSDTRQESVLRSLGFALGLATTLAILGLVAGLFGYVYGQVAIGLPIVVSAVAIVMGLNLLGVLPLTLPSLGNLDASQWNLPPWLKAYALGLTFGIVASPCSTPVLATLLAWISATQNPLLGSAFLLAYALGYVTPLVLAGTFTSTVKRLLSLRQWSSWITPASGVLLLVFGVFSLLNRLVPSSLV
- the cobM gene encoding precorrin-4 C(11)-methyltransferase, which encodes MPSSPLAVRVQSAPLSVPGQALVPAVYLVGAGPGDPELLTIKAQRIISQADVILYANSLVPTQILDWARPDAERLGTANLTLESILPLMIERVRAGQSVVRIQSGDPSLYSAIHEQIQALTEAEVPFEVVPGISAYQAAAAKLNAELTIPGLVQSIILTRISGRTQVPASEDLASMAAHKTSLCLYLSARHVEAAQEQLMQHYEADTPVAICFRLGWPDEQIWLVPLSEMATATHEHDLIRTTLYLISPALRGGQVRSRLYSPDHTHLFRPRPQGEANG
- a CDS encoding ATP-dependent Zn protease; protein product: MRDTTLNAIAVVIFGMTMASLLGPLIHLSPALVAGVAATGLGIFTVDQLNLQGRIGNLITDALAWFSPEHRQRVIHHEAGHLLTALLLDIPVQDYTLTTWEAWRRGLPGQGGVIFGLGDDMEHPLKDDLSHPSSADQPRDQPPIPLTPQWLDRYSQVWMAGLAAEQMIYGDALGGDGDVQALRQLWRGLGKSDLETTIKQRWATLQAKTLLETHRDTFDALVNAMTERASVAACRDLVQQARPTVAES
- a CDS encoding DUF751 family protein, translating into MKEFFENVFRYPRYLISFSLGILYNAVQPLVPLFQRPTTAVALVGAVVAGFLFLTFTLRAMLGLGAA
- a CDS encoding glycoside hydrolase family 3 N-terminal domain-containing protein, with protein sequence MPSPDALSLEEQVAQMVVVRTSGHLFDHEIRYPAWEADRATLHHYIADLGVGGVILLGGSAAEVGLKTQELQTLASVPLLIAADIEEGVGQRFSGATWFPPPMALAEIAKRDLPQAEAYAEAMGAVTAEEALAIGLNWVLAPVADVNNNPENPVINVRAFGDTPEIVAALTTAFVRGAQRQGALTTAKHFPGHGDTAVDSHLELPILPHDSQRLQQVELPPFQALIEAGVDTVMTAHLMIPALDLQYPATLSDRTLTGLLREKMGFTGLIVTDALVMGAIARTYGPYEAAVLAVEAGADILLMPQDPEGCIKAVVEAVTTGRIPPERIAESVERLWRAKQRVASRLSVPPESCHAWEHIPPPPIQLDPFLRPESQRLVADILAHSMTVAGQVPSCDPQHPGDNLILVDSVVDCPFLNRTAPAIALPAQAHYQLQLVDHQGCQRWPQVDSLRPTLMQIFLRGNPFRGSATVSPLIQAWIEALLQAQYLNGLVIYGSPYALDYLKTHYLNSAARPSADNAIPASPDTPYGFSYGQMIAAQAGLLTPLGLGVPNAPGARPQISAFTD
- the rbfA gene encoding 30S ribosome-binding factor RbfA translates to MANNRRVERVASLIKREVSHMLMGDIKDDRVGAGMVSVTDVDVSGDLQHAKVFVSIYGTEEARAETMEGLKAATGFVRSELGQRIRLRRTPEILFKEDTSMERGTRVLSLINQLSQEREEKGMDDAWFEAGEEDESDEAPLDEAIPSAEDAEDDLA